TTCCCCCGTCGCGAGCTGGGGGGCAGGCGCACGCACCGGGCCGAGCAGGGTGAGATCGGCCACCACCGGGAAGTGATCCGAGGCCTTCACGCGCAGGACCTTGCTGCGCCGGGGCATGAAGCGCTCGCTCGCCAGGACGTAATCGAGGCGCAGGCTGGGGATGATGGGCAGGGGGTAGGTGATGGCGGAGCCCTCGCCGCGCTGGGCGAACACGTCCATGAGCTCGCGCGTGAAGAGCCGCAGCGAGTTGGATTCGGGCGTGTCGTTCATGTCGCCCATGAGCAGCTTGGGCCGGGGGTCCTGGCTCACCAGCGCCATGATGGCCACGCTCTGGCGCACGCGGATGGCGTTGTTGAAGGGCCGCCGGGTGAGGTGGGTGACGTAGACGCTCACCTCCTGCCCGTTCACCTTCACCAGCGCATGGGCCAGGGTGCGCGGCTCGGTGCCCTCCACCACGGGCAGCGGGTGCTGCTGCACGGACTCCAGCGGAAAGCGTGACAGGAGCGCCACGCCATAATCCCCACCGAACAGCGAGGTGGTGCGGAAATGGGCGTAGTACGGCAGCCCCGTGCGCTCGGCGAGCACCGCGGGTTGATCCAATCCGCTGGCCCTCAGGGAGCGGACATCCACTTCCTGCAGGGCGACGATGTCGGGCGCGGCGGAGCGGATGACGTCCGCCACCTTGTCGAGTCCCTGGAGGCCGGACTGGATGTTGAAGGTCATCACCCTCAAGTCCACCTCTTCCTGACCGGGCGCCACGGCGGAGACCGTCTGGGCCGGGGCGGCGACCGACTGAGTCATCGGAAGGGAAGAGGGTTCGGACAGCGCCTCGTGACGCGAGGCGGAGGAGGACGAAGCACACGCGAGGGGGGTCGCGAGAAACAGGCCGGCGAGAAGTCGGTCGATTCGCATGAAGTGGCGAGCAAGATGCCAGCCCCCTCCATGCCGCGTCTTCCCTACCTCCCAGGACAGGCCGGGGAGCGGCCGGGCAAGTCCTCCTCCCGCGCGTCTGGCGAACGTTGGGAATAAGCGCGGCGCCGGTGAACAAGCCGCGCGGAAACGTTGACTCCTGGGAGGGCCTCCAGGCAAACCGCACCGTTCGCCCATGCCCAAGTCCGCCAAACCCGAATTCGATGTCATCGTCTGGGGAGCCACCGGCTTCACCGGCCGCCTCGTCGCGGAGTACCTCGCCCGTACCCAGGACACCCACCGGGCACGCTGGGCACTCGCGGGCCGGGATCGCTCCAAGCTCGAGCAGGTGCGCGCGAAGATCGCCAGCACCAACGCCGCGTGCACCGAGCTGCCCCTGCTGCTCGCGAACGCCCAGGACGCGGCCTCGCTGGACACGCTGGTGGGCCGCACCCGCGTCATCATCAGCACCGTGGGCCCCTACGCGCGCTACGGCAACGAGCTGGTGGCGGCCTGTGCCCGCGGCGGCACCGACTACTGCGACCTGACGGGCGAGGTGCAGTGGATGCGCCGGATGATCGACGCCCACGACGCCCAGGCCCGTGAGAGCGGCGCGCGCATCGTGCACACCTGCGGCTTCGACTCCATCCCCTCGGACCTGGGCGTGCTCATGCTCCAGGAGTACATGCGCGAGCAGCACGGGGGCCACTGCGACCGGGTGCGCTACTACACGACGAAGCTCAAGGGCGGCGTCAGCGGCGGCACCGTGGCGAGCATGCTGCAGATGATGGACGAGATGGAGAAGGACCCGTCCCTGCGCCGGGTGCTCGGCAATACCCACGCGCTCGACCCCGAGCCGCGGCGCGGCCGCCCCGAGGAGCGCGATCAGATGGGCGTGCGCTACGACGCGGAGCTGGGCAGCTGGACGGCCCCCTTCTTCATGGCCTCGGTGAACACGCGCGTGGTGCGCCGCTCCAATGCCCTGCTCGGCTACCCCTGGGGCAAGGACTTCCTCTACTCCGAGGCGAGCAGCTTCGGGCCCGGCGCCAGGGGACTGCTCTCCGCCACGAGCTTCACCGCGGGAATGGGTGCCTTCCTCGGACTCTCGAGCGTGTCGCGCGTGCGCAAGGAACTCGAGAAGCGCGTGCTGCCCGCCCCCGGCGAGGGCCCCTCGGAGGAGCAGCGGGAGAAGGGTTCCTTCACCATCAAGCTGCTCGGCGAGGGCCAGTCGACCAAGACGGGAGCGCGGGTGAAGCTGGAGGGCAAGGTGGCCGCCAGGGGAGATCCGGGCTACGCCGCGACGTCGCGGATGCTCGCCGAGTCGGCACTGTGCCTCGCCTTCGATGACGTCCCCTCCGCGGGCGGCATCCTCACCCCCGCCTCGGGCATGGGCACCCGCCTCATCGACCGGCTGCGCAAGGCCGACATGACGTTCGAGGTGCGCGAGGCCACGTCGAACACCTACTGAGCCACCCTCGCGCGGAAGACGCGAGCCCTGGGCTACACTGCCTCCCCCCACTCATCCTGGAAGAGGAGTACCCCCCATGGCTCGCGACGCGATGTGGAAGCGGATGGCCTTCGCTCTGCTCCTGACGGCCTGTGGCTCGAACGGAGCCCCGGATGGAGGAGGCGACGGAAACCCACCCGGTGGGCAGAACCCCAGTGGCCCCCCACCCCCCATCCAGCTCGGCGCGCCCCCCTCCCTGGAGTGGCGCGACGGCTACTCCGCCTTCGACGAGCCCTTCGACACGTTGGACCTCGCGCGCTGGCGCCCCTCGGACGGATGGGCGAACAGCGGGGACTTCAACGCCGGCTGGCGCGCGGACCACGCTGTCGTCACCGACGGCCGGTTGGAGCTGATCCTCGACACCGCGACCTGCTCGACGGGAGGCTGCTCCGGACGGCCCTACGCCTCGGGTGAGGTCGCCACCCAGCGCTATTACGGCTATGGGCGCTACGAGGTGCGGATGAAGCCCGTGCGCACCCCGGGCACGATGACCGCCTTCGCCATCACCACGGGCCCCGCCGAGTCGACGCGCTCGGACTCCATCGACCTGGCCATCCTCGGGCAGAACACCAAGGCCCTGCGCCTCAACTACATCACCAACGGGCAGCGGCATGACCTGGGGGTGAACCTGCCCTTCGACGCCGCGGACGACTTCCACACCTACGGCATCGAATGGACGCGCGACGCCATCCACTGGTACGTCGACGACCAGCGCATCCACTCCGAGACGGGCTACAAGGGAGAGCTGCCGTCCGTGCCAGGACGAGCCCTCGTGAACTTCTGGCCCGGGAACGTGGGCACCACCTCGTCCTGGATGGGCCGCTTCACCTACCCGGGAAGCCCCCTGGTCGTGGGCGTCGAGCAGGTCCGCTACGGCCCGGCCGCGCCCGTCGAGTTGCTGGAGAGCTTCGACACCCCCGAGCAGGCCGCCCAGTGGGTGCGCACGGTGGGCACGGGCGCGAGCCTCACCGCCCGGCAGTCCAACCAGGGGCATCAGGGCAAGTCGCTGTACCTGGACTACAACACGAGCGCCACGGCGTACGCGTACACCGCGCGCACCTTCTCCGAGCCCCAGGACTGGACGGGGGCGCGCTACCTGAACTTCTGGTTCAGGGGCTATCAGACGGGCAACCCGTTCCGGGTGGAGCTGCGCGACAACGGCCCGAGCGCCGACGCGGCGGAGCGCTTCGAGTACCGCTTCCAGGACGACTTCAAGGGCTGGAAGTGGGTGAGCGTGCCCCTGACGTCCTTCACCCGGCGCACGGACGGGCAGCCCGCGGGCGCGCCCGAGGACGGACTGACGCTGTCGGGCGTGTGGGGCCTGGCCTTCCAGCCCCTGGCGGGCAACAACGAGGCCTTCATCGACGACCTCGAGCTGGAGCGCTGAATCCTGGGCGGGAGGCCTCCGGGGGGCATTGCTTTTGGCCAGGGCCCGGCGTAGGCAACGGGCCTCACTCATTTCCGAAGGATTTCAAGCAGATGGCCGAGAAGCTGGCGCCGCGCGAGAAGGGCTTTTCCGAGTGGTACGTGGACCTGGTCCAGAAGGCGAAGCTCGCCGACTACTCGGACGTGAAGGGCTGCATGGTCATCCGTCCCAATGGCTACGCCATCTGGGAGAACATGCAGCGCGTCCTGGACAAGATGTTCAAGGACCTGGGCCACAAGAACGCCTACTTCCCCCTGCTCATCCCCGAGAGCTACCTGAAGAAGGAGGCCGAGCACGTCGAGGGCTTCAACCCGCAGCTCGCGGTGGTGACGCACGCGGGCGGCGCCAAGCTCGAGGAGCCCTACGTCATCCGGCCCACGAGCGAGACCATCATCAACCGCTCCTTCGCCAAGTGGATCCAGAGCTACCGGGACCTGCCGCTGCTCATCAACCAGTGGGCCAACGTGATGCGCTGGGAGATGCGCACGCGCCTGTTCCTGCGCACCACCGAGTTCCTCTGGCAGGAAGGCCACACCTGCCACGAGACGGAGGAGGACGCGGAGAAGGAGACGCGGCAGATGCTGGAGGTCTACCGGACGTTCGCCGAGGACTACATGGCGATGCCGGTGATGACGGGGCGCAAGTCGGAGTCGGAGCGGTTCGCCGGCGCGCTGCGCACCTACAGCATCGAGGCGATGATGCAGGACAAGAAGGCGCTGCAGGCGGGCACCAGCCACAACCTGGGGCAGAACTTCGCCAAGGCCTTCGACACCACCTTCCAGGGCCGCGACGGCAAGCAGCACCACGTGTGGCAGACGTCCTGGGGCGTGTCCACGCGCCTCATCGGCGGCCTCATCATGACGCACTCGGATGACGCGGGCCTCATCGTGCCGCCCAGGCTCGCCCCCGTGCACGTGGTCATCATCCCCATCTCCGGCAAGGCCAGCGACGCGGAGAAGACGCAGGTGCTCGAGAAGACGCACGCGCTCGCCGCGGACCTGAAGAAGGCGGGCCTGAGCGTGGTGGTGGACGACGACGACACCAAGAGCCCGGGCTTCAAGTACAACGAGCACGAGCTGACGGGCACGTGTCTGCGCGTGGAGCTGGGCCCCAAGGACCTGGCCAAGGGCACCTGCGTCATGGTGCGCCGCGACGCGCGCCAGAAGGAGTTCATCCCCCTGGAGCAGGCCGTGGCCAAGGCCTCGGAGATGCTCGACGCGATGCAGAAGGGGCTGTTCGACAAGGCCAAGGCCTTCCGCGAGGCCAACACCTTCGAGGTCAACAGCTACGAGGAGATGAAGGAGAAGGCGGACGCGGGCTTCCTGCTCGCCCACTGGAACCTGGACCCCAAGGTCGAGGCGCGCATCAAGGAGGAGACGGGCCTCACCACGCGCAACCGGCCGTTCGCGCTCGCCCAGGAGCCCGGCAAGTGCGTGGTCACCGGGGAGCCGTCTCCCGGCCGCATCGTCTTCTCCAAGGCGTACTGAGCGTGACGGGGAGCGCCTCCCCCGGCGCGCGCTCCCCACTCGTGACCGGCCCGGGGATGATGGCGGGCCGGATTTCGGATATGGACTGCCTCCATGTCCGTTCCCCCGCTCTCCCCTTCCTCGCTGGCACGCCCCCGCGTCCTGCTGCTCGGAGCGCTCGTCTCGGGCGCCTTGTTCTCACTGCACGCCGGTTGCGGAGGGGACTCCACGCCCCCCGAGTCCAAGCAGATCCACGTCCAACTGCTGGCCTTCAACGACTTCCACGGCAACCTGGAGCCACCCACGGGCAGCAACGGGACCCTCGCCACGGTCGGCGAGGACGGGGGCACCGTCAACGTGAGCGCGGGCGGCGCGGCCCACTTCGCCGCCCACATCGAGCAGCTCCGGGCCCAGAACCCCAACACCGTGGTCGTCGCGGCGGGAGACCTCATCGGCGCCTCCCCGCTCATCTCGGGCATCTTCCATGACGAGCCCACCGTCACCGTGCTGAACCAGATCGGCCTGGACATCACCTCCGTGGGCAACCACGAGTTCGACGATGGCCGCGACGAGCTGCTGCGCATGCAGAACGGGGGCTGCCACCCCGAGGGGTGCAAGAGCAGCGAGTCCTTTCCCGGCGCGAAGTTCAAGTACCTCTCGGCCAACGTGTTCACGAACACGGCCACCCGGGAGACGCTGCTGCCCGCCTACGAGATTCGCGAGTTCGAGGGCGTGAAGGTGGCCTTCGTCGGCATGACGCTCGAGGGCACGCCGGGAATCGTCAACCCGACCGGCATCGCCGGGCTCTCCTTCCAGGACGAGGCCGACACGGTCAACGCGCTCGTGCCCGGACTGAAGGCCCAGGGCGTCGAGGCCATCGTGGTGCTCATCCACGAGGGAGGCTATCCCGCCAACAAGAGCCTGTATGACGGCTGCGAGGGCGTCTCCGGCGCCATCCTGGACATCGTCTCCCGGTTGGATCCCGAGGTGGACTTCATCCACTCCGGCCACACGCACGAGGCCTACAACTGCGTCATCGACGGGCGGCGCGTGACGAGCGCGTCCAGCTTCGGGCGCGCCATCTCCCAGGTGGACCTGGTGCTGGACACCGGCACCAAGGACGTGGTGTCGGTGGAAGCGCGCAACCACATCGTCACGCGGGACGCGACGAACTCCACCGTGGACACGATGGTGAAGGACTACGCCGCCCGCGCCGCCCCTCAGGCCAACCGCGTCATCGGCAGGACCCCTGTCGATCTCAAGATGCCCCCGCGCACCACCATCCCCTCCGGACAGTCGGGCGAGTCGCTCCTGGGCAACGCCATCGCGGACGCGTTTCTCGAGGCGACGCGCGATGCGGACAAGGGGGGCGCGGTCATCGCCGTCACCAACCCGGGAGGCGTGCGCGCGGACATCCCCGCCGGGGACATCACCTACGGGCAGACCTTCACCGTACAGCCCTTCTCCAACAGCGTGACCACGGTGACGCTCACCGGCGAGCAGATCCATCAAATGCTGGAGCAACAGTTCCAGGGCGCCAACACGCGCATCCTCCAGGTGTCGTCCGGCTTCACCTACTCCTGGTCGGTGTCGGCACCGCAGGGGAAGAAGGTGGACCCGGCGTCCATCCGGCTCAACGGCGAGCCCCTGGACCCGGCGGCCACCTACCGCGTCACGGAGACGAACTACCTGGCCGCGGGAGGAGATGGGTTCAGCGTCTTCACCCAGGGACAGGACCTTCGCACGGGCCCCATCGATCTCGACGCCTTCGCGGCCTACCTCGAGGCCCACAACCCGCTGACCCCGCCGACGGACAAGCGCATCACCGTGGTTCCGTGAGCCCAGCGGCTCCACCCCCTGGGTTGTCCAGGTGAAGTGCAGTGGGAGCTTCCTCGGAGGAGATGAGCATGCGCCTCTTCGTCGCCGTGACCCTGGGCAGGAGCGTGGAGGAAGCGGCCACCGCGGCCCTGGAGCAGTTGCGCGGCCTGGCGCCGCGCGCGCGCTGGGTTTCTCCGGCCAACCTGCACCTGACCCTGAACTTCCTGGGAGAGGTGGACGACGAGCGGGCCGCCCAGGTGAAGCAGGTACTCGAGCACGTGGGGCCGCGGCATGAGCCCCTCGTGCTGAACATCCGGGGGGGTGGGAGCTTCGGGGCGCCGTCACACCCGCGGGTGCTGTGGGCGGGAGTCGAGGGGAACACGGCCGCGCTGGGCGCGCTCCAGGCTGACGTGACGGAGGGCTTGCGGCCCCTGGGGTTCGAGCCCGAGCACCGCGCATACGTGGCGCACCTCACGCTGGCGCGGGCGAAACAGCCCCGGGGAGACCGGGAGCTGGCCGGGTGCGCGCGAGCCCTCCAGGAGGCGCGCTGGGGCGAGGCGCGGGTGGACGGCCTCGTGCTCTTCGAGAGCCTCGGCGGCCGCTACCATCCCCGCGCCGAGATTCCCCTGGGCGCTCGGGCGCCCTGAGCGCGCCCAGGCTCGCGCGGCAGGCGGCCACGTGCAGCCCGCGATTACACGAGGGGTGCGTGACGTTCGATGAGTCCGGAAATAGGGCATGATGCCAGATCATGTCCTCACGTCTCGTACTCCTCGTGGGCCTGGTGGCCTGCTTGAGCATTGGCTGTCGTGATCAGGGAGCGGTGAAGCTCACCATCTCCTTTCCGAATTTCAAACCCGGCTGCATCCGCGTGAGCGTGAAGGACGCTCAAGGCGCGGGCGAGGAGCGCTCGACGGAGCTCCAGGAGCAGCTCGTGGGGAAGAAACGCGGCGAGAAGGTGACGGTGGCGGCATTTCGCGAGGAGGGCTGGGGCCCGACGCTCACCGTCACCGCGACGGCGTTCGAGCAGAAGTGCGGGCAGGGCCCCGAGTTCGTCGCGTCGGACTCCGTCGACGTGGGCCGGGGCGTCTCCTCGGCGGCGCTGACGCTCGTGGCGGATGACGCGGACGATGATGGCTACGTCTCCAAGGCCAGTGGCGGCACGGACTGCAATGACGGAGAGGCCACGGTGCACCCCGGGCAGGCGGAGCTGTGCAACACCCGGGATGACAACTGCGACGGCAAACCAGACGAGGGCTTCGAGCAGGTCGGCCAGCAGTGCGGCACGGGGAGCAGCACGTGTCAGACCTGGGCCTGTGATGCCGTGGGAGCCATGAGTTGCCAGGAGGTCACGCCCAAGTGGTATCGCGACCAGGATGGGGACGGCGAAGGCGACCCCCAGCAGGGCCTGAGCCAGTGCGCCAAACCGGCGGGCTACGTGAACAACGACCGCGACTGCGACGACACCCGGAAGGAGCGCTACAGCACCGCGACCGAGCTGTGCAACGGGGTGAACGACAACTGTGATGACGTGGTCGACGAGGGATTCAACACCGGCGCCACCTGCACGGGTGAGCTCGGATGTGGGGGCAAGATCGAATGCGCCACGACCACCCAGTCCGTGTGCAAGGTCGTGACGAGCACCTGGTACCTGGACGGGGACCAGGACGGTCATGGCGCGAAGGCCACGGAAATAAAGGCCTGCGGCACCACTGCACCCGGTAGCAACTACGTCGCCAGCTCGGACGATTGCGATGACACCAAGAACAACGTGTACACCGGAGCCCCGGAATTCTGCGACACGCTGGACAACAATTGCAACAACCAGACGGACGAGGGCTTCGACGTAGGCGCGACGTGCGACGCGGGCAATGAGTGCACAGGCAAGAAGGAGTGCTCGCCGGATGGAAAGAGCAGCCTGTGCAAATCCACGACGTCTCCCACGAAGTACTACGTGGACACCGACCTCGATAATTACGGTGATGACAACTCGGTCATCCAGACGTGCGGTACGCCCGCCGCCGGATACATTACCCAAGGGGGAGACTGCGACGACGGCAACCGGTTCACCCACCCGAATGCGACCGAGGTCTGCGATCTCGCGGACAACGATTGCGACAACACCACGGATGAAGAGAACGTTTGTCCCACGACTCCAGCTTGGACGAACTACCCCTCGTCAGGTTCGGAGACCTGGTATTCCGTGGCGCTCTATGGAAATGGAGGCGTGTGGGTCGCTGGCGGTGACAAATTCCACCAGCGTAAATCCAAAGAGACAAGCTTCCAGGACCTGAGCACCTGCACGGCAGGGGCGAGCGTGTACAGCGTTGCCGCGACTCCGGGCTCAGGGGACGCCCTGCTCGGAGGGAACGATGGGTTCATGGCGCGGTATGACCCGAACAGCGAGCTGTGTGTGGACCCTGGGAAGAAGTCCGTGGATACGCACATCAAGGGTGCCATCGCCTTCCCCCTTGGAAACGACATCGAAGCCCACTTCGTGGGATTCAACACAAGCACTGGCCCAGACAAAGGACGTGCGTTCCGGGTGCTCACGCCCCAAGGCACCAACTACGACACCCAGTCCGTGTCCGAGGAACTGACGGACGTGCATGGCCTCTCACAAGACACGCTGTTCGCCGTCGGTGGGACAAACGCGTCCAGTATCTACCGGTTCGACAAAACCTCGGGGAACTGGAGTCCAGAGACCATTTCCAGCAGAGGAGGCACCCTTCAAGGTATCTGGGTCGTGAACCCCAAGCTGGCCTATGCCGTGGGCAACGGTGGAATCATGTACGGTTGGGATGGTTCTGCCTGGAGCAAGTTCACGCCTACGCCACCGGGTGAACACCTCAGCTCGGTGGTGGCCTTTGGGAGCCGTTCCATCTACATCTCCACGCTGACTGGGAGGGTCTACCGTTACAACGGCAGTGCGTGGACGAAGGTGTTCGATCTCGGCTCGACAACACCTGGTCAGTTCCGAGACATCGCGGCAAACAATCCAGGAGACATCTGGGTCGTGGGCAGCAACGGCAATCGCTACCACTGGCCCCAGTGAAGCACGGGGACCCGCGGGCAGAAGCCACGCGGGTCCCGAGTCGGGCAACTACTTCTTGGAGGTACCCGCGTCCGTGGCCGGAGTCCCGGCATCGGTCGCGGGAGGAGTCCCGGCGTCACCCGCCGGAGTCCCCGCGTCGCCAGCGGGAGTCCCACCGTCACCCGCCGCCGAGCCCTTGGGCGCCGGCGAGATGGAGGGCGGGGGGTTGATCAGCTCGAGCGAGGAGAAGAACTGATCGGCCTGGGGAGCGCCGATGCTCGGGTTGTAGAGGACGAGCAGGGTGTAGAGGCGCGGCCCGACGAGGAAGTTCTGCGCACGCACCTCTCCGGAGTCCGAGGAGATGGTGAGGGACTTGCCGGGGTAGCCCTGGAGGGTGATGTCCTCCTCGGACTTGACGGTGCCATTGAGCTTGCCGACGAGGCCGGCCTTGCCCTCGTTGAAGAAGGCGGCGGCCGGGTGGGCCGAGACGACCTTCTCGGGGTAATCGAGCGTGCTGATGGAGTAGAGCACGCCGGTGATGTCATTGATGGCCCAGGAGGCGGTCTGCACCTCGCCACCGGGGATGGAGACCTTGCCGCGCTGGGCCTCGGGCTGGCCGGGGAGCTGCACGGAGAAGCCCTCGGGGGCGGTGATCTTCTGGAACTGGATCTGGGGCCGCTCGGTGGGCGTGTTCTCGTTGGGAACCTCCTCGACCGTGGACCCACCCGACGTGGAGGAGCCCGTGGTGGCGCAAGCAAGGCCAATCAGCGACAAGGTGACGACGGCGGCGAACAAGCGGGACAAAGATGACATAGGTGCGAGTCCAGGATGTTTGAGGTGGAATGGAAGCGGGCGAACCCTAGACGAGTCCGCCCCATGTCTCTACTTCGAGTGTCGGGAGTGACGACACGAGGACAAGCCGCCTCGTGCTTCTCCTAGGGGCAAGAGGTGAGAGGGGTGTCCGGATTGCCGGTATTGCGTGAATCGTGCTGGTACCTGGGCCAGGGGGCCGTGGAATCCAATCCCGGGCTGTCCACGACGATGGCGAAGACCCTGCCGTCCTGACTCGCCGCGTACAGCACACCGGGCATGCCGGACAGCACGCCACCATCCGTCGCCCGGCTACAGTCGAGGTTCATCGATGCTTCAATGGGGGATTCAGCGTCGAATTGCCACTCGATGTGGTCCAACGGCCGACGCGCCTGGATGAGTCCACTCGTCGAGCTGGCGGTGTAAACGTAGCCACCCGCTCCCCAGACGGGAGCCCCCTTGATGACCTCGGAGGGAGTCTGGATGGTCTGCGTCCCGCCATCCGCCGCATCCAATGCGAGCAGGTTGTTGTTCTGAAGGCCCGCGACTACCCGGGTCTCGGGCGAGCCACCAATACTGGCATTCCAGGTCGGAGACCCTGTGGGGGTGTTCGTCGGGTCCTGCCCACCATCCAGCGGCGCGGTGAAAAGCCTGCTGTTGGTTCCATCGTTGCTACCGCCGAATATCCGCCCATTCGCCACGGCCATTGATGTGGGGCTTACCAATCCGAGCGGGCGATCCCATTGCGCTGAGCTGTTCCAAAGCCCACTGGATCCAAGAGCGTAGGATTTCAATCTGCCCGTCGAAGTCCCCAGAACAACAGAGGTTCCTGAAGCAAGCATCGACCCCGGAGCAACAACATCGCCAACGTTGGCAATTGCCGGACATTGCAACTGAGGATCATTCTCCGCATCTGGCCGCACAGCGAAGAGCGTCCCGCCAACACGTCCTGCGTAGACACCATAGACTGTCTCAGCTGCGCTCCCTATAGGGACCTGACCGATTGCCAACGCCGATTGGACGAGTACACCCGTCAAAGAGGAATCAGTGCATGGAGTGATAAAAGCACTGCTCCCTGCGTAAAAACCAACTCGATTTGCGCTGGCCTTTCTATGAGCGGCGTAGACGCGCTCCGTGCCATCAGGCAACGCATTGCCCACCGCGGGACTGGCCACGACAGCTCCAGTGCTCGCTTCCCACAACAAACGACCATCCTCGGAGAGCGCGAGGAATCGACCGTCGTTGTTGTTGATATTCGTTGTCCCGACATAGAGGACGCCTTTGTTCCCCACGGCGGGCGCGGCGGTAATCAAGGCGGAGTTGATACCGTGTCGCCACTTCCAGCGCGTCACGGGGATGCTCCCCTTACCGGAAGTCTGGTTCCCCACCCGATCCTTCGCGCTCACCTCGACGGCGAACTCGCCGCGGAACGCAGGCAGGCCCGGCTTCCACAAGGGCACATCGACCGTCGCGCAATACGCTTTCCCGTCGCACGGAGTCACCAGAGCCAGGGTCAGCCCCTCCAGCGCAACCCCTCCGTCGAATCCGCGCACGAGCACGCTCACGCTTTGCGGATCCAGGTCCGCCGAAATGGAGTCGACCCGCACCGTCGCCGTCTGATCCCTTCGCCATGCACTCGGTGCCGCGGGGTCCTTGTAGATGAAGCCACCGTCCGGCTCCCGGCTCGGCGAGGCCGTCGGCACCACCGACAGCAAGGGGCCCGTCGTGTCCACCGTCAGCCCCACCGTGGTGCTCGGCCCGCCCTGTTCGGGATACGCCGCCGTCAGCCGATAAGCACCCTCCCCCGAGGGATTCCACTGCGTCGTGTAGACCCCATCACCCTCCGTCGTCGTCGGCAGCGAGGCGACCGTCCCTCCGTCTCCTCGCGAGACACCGATGTTCAGCGTCTCGGGGAAGTTCGCCGCGAACCCGGGCGTCACCCGCAGCTCCGCCCGCACGGACAGCGTTCCTCCGTCGATCACCGTCGCGTCGCTCGGACTCACCACCAGCCCCGTGAACCGCGGCTGGCATTTCAACGTCAACGCGGAACAGGCCTCGTAGGTGGCGCAGGGCCGATCACACGCCTGGCTGTCGATCTCTCCGTCGTAGACACAGACGTTCTGCAGGCACTGTGCACCAGAGCGACAGTCGGCCGCGGTCTCGCACCGATTGATCGGCTGCGTGCACGCGCAGAGCGCGCCCAACAGCAACAGTCCGAGGACCTTGCGCCACATCACGACAATCACCTCTTCACACTCTTGGAGGCTCCAGCCTTCGTGGATAGCATGGGGTTCCCGCTCGCGGAAGGTTGCGTCCCGGGAACTCCCCTGCGATGACCTGATTCCGCACAAGTATTCCCCTATTCCGAGGAGTCCGCCCTGCTCCCCCGCGCCTC
Above is a window of Cystobacter fuscus DNA encoding:
- the proS gene encoding proline--tRNA ligase gives rise to the protein MAEKLAPREKGFSEWYVDLVQKAKLADYSDVKGCMVIRPNGYAIWENMQRVLDKMFKDLGHKNAYFPLLIPESYLKKEAEHVEGFNPQLAVVTHAGGAKLEEPYVIRPTSETIINRSFAKWIQSYRDLPLLINQWANVMRWEMRTRLFLRTTEFLWQEGHTCHETEEDAEKETRQMLEVYRTFAEDYMAMPVMTGRKSESERFAGALRTYSIEAMMQDKKALQAGTSHNLGQNFAKAFDTTFQGRDGKQHHVWQTSWGVSTRLIGGLIMTHSDDAGLIVPPRLAPVHVVIIPISGKASDAEKTQVLEKTHALAADLKKAGLSVVVDDDDTKSPGFKYNEHELTGTCLRVELGPKDLAKGTCVMVRRDARQKEFIPLEQAVAKASEMLDAMQKGLFDKAKAFREANTFEVNSYEEMKEKADAGFLLAHWNLDPKVEARIKEETGLTTRNRPFALAQEPGKCVVTGEPSPGRIVFSKAY
- a CDS encoding saccharopine dehydrogenase family protein, producing MPKSAKPEFDVIVWGATGFTGRLVAEYLARTQDTHRARWALAGRDRSKLEQVRAKIASTNAACTELPLLLANAQDAASLDTLVGRTRVIISTVGPYARYGNELVAACARGGTDYCDLTGEVQWMRRMIDAHDAQARESGARIVHTCGFDSIPSDLGVLMLQEYMREQHGGHCDRVRYYTTKLKGGVSGGTVASMLQMMDEMEKDPSLRRVLGNTHALDPEPRRGRPEERDQMGVRYDAELGSWTAPFFMASVNTRVVRRSNALLGYPWGKDFLYSEASSFGPGARGLLSATSFTAGMGAFLGLSSVSRVRKELEKRVLPAPGEGPSEEQREKGSFTIKLLGEGQSTKTGARVKLEGKVAARGDPGYAATSRMLAESALCLAFDDVPSAGGILTPASGMGTRLIDRLRKADMTFEVREATSNTY
- a CDS encoding family 16 glycosylhydrolase produces the protein MARDAMWKRMAFALLLTACGSNGAPDGGGDGNPPGGQNPSGPPPPIQLGAPPSLEWRDGYSAFDEPFDTLDLARWRPSDGWANSGDFNAGWRADHAVVTDGRLELILDTATCSTGGCSGRPYASGEVATQRYYGYGRYEVRMKPVRTPGTMTAFAITTGPAESTRSDSIDLAILGQNTKALRLNYITNGQRHDLGVNLPFDAADDFHTYGIEWTRDAIHWYVDDQRIHSETGYKGELPSVPGRALVNFWPGNVGTTSSWMGRFTYPGSPLVVGVEQVRYGPAAPVELLESFDTPEQAAQWVRTVGTGASLTARQSNQGHQGKSLYLDYNTSATAYAYTARTFSEPQDWTGARYLNFWFRGYQTGNPFRVELRDNGPSADAAERFEYRFQDDFKGWKWVSVPLTSFTRRTDGQPAGAPEDGLTLSGVWGLAFQPLAGNNEAFIDDLELER
- a CDS encoding bifunctional metallophosphatase/5'-nucleotidase, producing MSVPPLSPSSLARPRVLLLGALVSGALFSLHAGCGGDSTPPESKQIHVQLLAFNDFHGNLEPPTGSNGTLATVGEDGGTVNVSAGGAAHFAAHIEQLRAQNPNTVVVAAGDLIGASPLISGIFHDEPTVTVLNQIGLDITSVGNHEFDDGRDELLRMQNGGCHPEGCKSSESFPGAKFKYLSANVFTNTATRETLLPAYEIREFEGVKVAFVGMTLEGTPGIVNPTGIAGLSFQDEADTVNALVPGLKAQGVEAIVVLIHEGGYPANKSLYDGCEGVSGAILDIVSRLDPEVDFIHSGHTHEAYNCVIDGRRVTSASSFGRAISQVDLVLDTGTKDVVSVEARNHIVTRDATNSTVDTMVKDYAARAAPQANRVIGRTPVDLKMPPRTTIPSGQSGESLLGNAIADAFLEATRDADKGGAVIAVTNPGGVRADIPAGDITYGQTFTVQPFSNSVTTVTLTGEQIHQMLEQQFQGANTRILQVSSGFTYSWSVSAPQGKKVDPASIRLNGEPLDPAATYRVTETNYLAAGGDGFSVFTQGQDLRTGPIDLDAFAAYLEAHNPLTPPTDKRITVVP
- the thpR gene encoding RNA 2',3'-cyclic phosphodiesterase, with translation MRLFVAVTLGRSVEEAATAALEQLRGLAPRARWVSPANLHLTLNFLGEVDDERAAQVKQVLEHVGPRHEPLVLNIRGGGSFGAPSHPRVLWAGVEGNTAALGALQADVTEGLRPLGFEPEHRAYVAHLTLARAKQPRGDRELAGCARALQEARWGEARVDGLVLFESLGGRYHPRAEIPLGARAP
- a CDS encoding endonuclease/exonuclease/phosphatase family protein; the encoded protein is MTQSVAAPAQTVSAVAPGQEEVDLRVMTFNIQSGLQGLDKVADVIRSAAPDIVALQEVDVRSLRASGLDQPAVLAERTGLPYYAHFRTTSLFGGDYGVALLSRFPLESVQQHPLPVVEGTEPRTLAHALVKVNGQEVSVYVTHLTRRPFNNAIRVRQSVAIMALVSQDPRPKLLMGDMNDTPESNSLRLFTRELMDVFAQRGEGSAITYPLPIIPSLRLDYVLASERFMPRRSKVLRVKASDHFPVVADLTLLGPVRAPAPQLATGEPSMASSASSQ